The genomic segment AATAGCTGGGACCGTCAGCGCATCCCCCTGCCCTTCGCCGTGGGGGCCATGCTGTGGGAGGTGCGCCCACCCATCGCCCCCGATGCGGATGAAGCCCAGCTTGAGGCGCGCCGGGTTGAACTGGGCGAGCGCTTAAGCGCCCTCACCGACCGCGCCGACGCCCTGACCGGTGCCGCTTCGGGGGCCGCATGACCCTGATGCTCCGCCTCTACGCCGCCGCCATGCAGGCCTTTCACGCCATCGCGCCCAACCTGTTGTGGCACCGCGCGGCGCGCAACAAGGAAGACCCGGCGCGCCTCAATGAGCGGCTGGGTATCGCCGGAAAGCCGCGCCCGGAGGGGCCGCTGATCTGGCTGCACGGCGTCAGCGTCGGCGAAAGCCTGTCGGCCCTGCCGGTCATTAATCAACTGTTGAACGACCACCCGGACCTGCACATTCTTGTCACCACCGCCACCACCACCTCGGCGGAAATCCTGTCGCAGCGCCTGCCGGAGCGCGCCGTGCATCAGTACGCGCCGCTCGATACGCCGCAGGCGGTGACGAAGTTCCTCGACCACTGGCACCCCGATCTGGCCGTCTTTATCGAAAGCGACCTGTGGCCAAACCTGCTGAAGGGGCTCGATCAGCGCGGCATCACCCGCCTTTTGATCAGCGCGCGTATCACCGCCAAAACGCATCAGGGCTGGCAAAACATCCGCCGTTCGATGCAAAGCCTGCTGAAGGGCTTTGCCCTCATCCTGCCGCAGGACAGCGGCTCCGATCAACGGTTGATAGACATGCTTGGGGCCGAGGCCGAACAGATGGGGCCGCTGGCCAATCTGAAGACCATCGGCGCGCCCCTGCCCGATGACGCCCAAAAGCGCGAGGCGCTGGAGGCCCTGTTTGCCGGGCGCACGGTCATACTGGCCGCCAGCACCCACCCCACCGAAGAGGCCTATATAGCCACGGCGCTGGACGACATCCTGCGCCAGACGGGGGCGCTGCTGATCATCGCGCCGCGCCACCCGGTGCGCGCCGAAGCCATCCGGCTTGATCTGGAAGCCCTCGGTTTTCGCGTGGCCCAAAGATCAAAATTGGGATCAAAACTGGACAGCCCGACCACAGAGACGCATATTTATCTGGCCGACACGCTCGGCGAACTGGGCGTGTTTTTCCGGCTGGCGGACATGGTCATCATGGCAGGAAGCTTCTCCGAAAAGATCGGCGGCCACAATCCGCTGGAGGCCGCGCGGCTGGGCAAGGCCGTGATCACCGGCCCGGACCTCTATAACTGGGACGCGGTCTATCAGCAGATGTTCGACGCCGGGGCCGCCTTCCGCGTCGGCGGGCGGCAGGAGTTGGGCTTTCTGGCGCAGGGGCTGATCGACAATCCGGCAGCCCTGCTTGATGCGCACCGTATCGCTCAGGCGCTGGCGCAGCGTGAGGCCGGGACGCTCGATACCGTCATGGCGCACCTCAAACCCTTCCTGCCCGGTAACGCCCCCACCCCGGACGACAAAAGCCATGAGGCGGCGGATGCCGCTTAAAGCCCGCCGATTAAAGACCCCCGACTGGTGGTATAAGCGCGAGGCGAAGGGCGCGCCGGTTACCCGCTACGCCTTGGCCCCACTGGCCTGGATCTGGGAGGCGGTGACGATCACGCGCTTCCTGACGGCCAAGCCCTATCGCTCGCCCGTCTGCGTCATCTCGGTCGGCAATGCGACGCTGGGCGGGTCGGGCAAGACGCCGATCGAGCGCGAACTGCTGCGCCGCCTGAAAAAGCTGGGCCGCAGGGCCAGCGGCCTGTCGCGCGGCTATGGCGGCTCGCTGAGCGGCCCGGTCAGGGTCGATCCTACCGTCCACAGCGCTGCCGAAGTGGGCGATGAGGCCCTGATGCTGGCGCGCGACTACGACATGGTGATTGCGCGCGACCGCGCCGAAGGCCTGCGCCTGATCGAAGGCGAGGGTTTTGAAATCGCCATTGCCGACGACGCGCATCAGAATGTGAAGATCGCCAAGGATATTCACCTGCTGGTCGTCGATGGCGACACCACGCATGACGGCTGGCCGTTTGGTGACGGGTCTGTCTTCCCGATGGGGCCGATGCGGGAACCTCTGGCCATCGCCTTGAAACGCGCCGATATCGTCGTCCTGTGGCTGCCCGATGAAAAATCCGTCGTCGATCAGAAGCTGTTGCGCCTGTTTGGCGACCTGCCGGTGTTTGTGGCGCGCCTGATCCCGATGCCGGTGGGCGAACCGGGCAAGGTGGTGGCCTTTGCCGGCATCGCCAAGCCGTGGAAGTTCCGCGCCACGCTGGAGGGGCTCGGCTATGCGGTGGCCGATTTCCACGCCTATG from the Asticcacaulis excentricus genome contains:
- the lpxK gene encoding tetraacyldisaccharide 4'-kinase; its protein translation is MPLKARRLKTPDWWYKREAKGAPVTRYALAPLAWIWEAVTITRFLTAKPYRSPVCVISVGNATLGGSGKTPIERELLRRLKKLGRRASGLSRGYGGSLSGPVRVDPTVHSAAEVGDEALMLARDYDMVIARDRAEGLRLIEGEGFEIAIADDAHQNVKIAKDIHLLVVDGDTTHDGWPFGDGSVFPMGPMREPLAIALKRADIVVLWLPDEKSVVDQKLLRLFGDLPVFVARLIPMPVGEPGKVVAFAGIAKPWKFRATLEGLGYAVADFHAYADHEPLSEADLSALETQAQARGATLITTEKDWVKLSPAWREKIAFLPITARFDDQAGFMRALTAQMPGTQIGEN
- a CDS encoding 3-deoxy-D-manno-octulosonic acid transferase, with the translated sequence MTLMLRLYAAAMQAFHAIAPNLLWHRAARNKEDPARLNERLGIAGKPRPEGPLIWLHGVSVGESLSALPVINQLLNDHPDLHILVTTATTTSAEILSQRLPERAVHQYAPLDTPQAVTKFLDHWHPDLAVFIESDLWPNLLKGLDQRGITRLLISARITAKTHQGWQNIRRSMQSLLKGFALILPQDSGSDQRLIDMLGAEAEQMGPLANLKTIGAPLPDDAQKREALEALFAGRTVILAASTHPTEEAYIATALDDILRQTGALLIIAPRHPVRAEAIRLDLEALGFRVAQRSKLGSKLDSPTTETHIYLADTLGELGVFFRLADMVIMAGSFSEKIGGHNPLEAARLGKAVITGPDLYNWDAVYQQMFDAGAAFRVGGRQELGFLAQGLIDNPAALLDAHRIAQALAQREAGTLDTVMAHLKPFLPGNAPTPDDKSHEAADAA